The Sebastes fasciatus isolate fSebFas1 chromosome 22, fSebFas1.pri, whole genome shotgun sequence genome includes the window gactttattctcgtaatgttatgacttttttctcgtaatattacgacttcttttctcgtaaagttatgactttattccgtaatattacgactgttttttctcgaaaagttatgactttattccgtaacattacgactgttttttctcgtaaagttatgactttttcttgtaatattacgacttcttttctcataaagttatgattttattctcgtaatgttatgacttttttctcgtaatattacgacttcttttctcgtaaagttatgactttattccgtaatattacgactgttttttctcgaaaagttatgactttattccgtaacattacgactgttttttctcgtaaagttatgactttttcttgtaatattacgacttcttttctcataaagttatgactgtATCCTCGGAATGTTACGactattttttctcgtaaaattatgactttattccgtAATTTTACGACTGTTTTATctcaaagttatgactttattccgtaatattacgactgttttttctcgttaagttatgactttatcctcgtaatattacgactatttttctcgtaaagttatgactttattccgtaatattatgactgttttttctcataaagttatgactttattccgtaatattacgactgttttttcgcgtaaagttatgactttattccgtaatattacgactgttttttctcgtaaagttatgactttatcctcgtaatattacgactgttttttctcgtaaagttatgactttattctcgtaatattacgactgttttttctcgtaaagttatgactttattccgtaatattacaactgttttatctcgtaaagttaggactttattccgtaatattacgactgttttttctcataaagttatgactttattctcgtaatattacgactttttttcttgtaatattacgactgttttttctcgtaaagttatgacttttttctcataatattacgacttcttttctcataaagttatgactttattctcgtaatattacgactgtttTTCCCCGAAACATATTactttattcatgtaatattaggacttttcattctcgtaatattacgactgttttttctcgtaaagttatgactttattctcgtaatattacgactgttttttctcgttaagttatgactttatcctcgtaatattacgactatttttctcgtaaagttatgactttattccgtaatattacgactgttttttctcgtaaagttatgactttattccgtaatattacgactgttttttctcataaagttatgactttattccgtaatattacaactgttttatctcgtaaagttaggactttattccgtaatattacgactgttttttctcataaagttatgactttatcctcgtaatattacgactgttttttctcgtaaagttatgactttattctcgtaatattacgactgttttttctcgtaaagttatgactttattccgtaatattacaactgttttatctcgtaaagttaggactttattccgtaatattacgactgttttttctcataaagttatgactttattctcgtaatattacgactttttttcttgtaatattacgactgttttttctcataaagttatgactttattccgtaatattacaactgttttatctcgtaaagttaggactttattccgtaatattacgactgttttttctcataaagttatgactttatcctcgtaatattacgactgttttttctcgtaaagttatgactttattctcgtaatattacgactgttttttctcgtaaagttatgactttattccgtaatattacaactgttttatctcgtaaagttaggactttattccgtaatattacgactgttttttctcgtaaagttatgactttattctcgtaatattacgactgttttttctcgtaaagttatgactttattccgtaatattacaactgttttatctcgtaaagttaggactttattccgtaatattacgactgttttttctcataaagttatgactttattctcgtaatattacgactttttttcttgtaatattacgactgttttttctcgtaaagttatgacttttttctcataatattacgacttcttttctcataaagttatgactttattctcgtaatattacgactgtttTTCCCCGAAACATATTactttattcatgtaatattaggacttttcattctcgtaatattacgacttcttttgtcataaagttatgactttattctcgtaatattacgactttttttctcataaagttatgactctattctcgtaatattacgactgtcTTTTCTTGTAATATCACATCCCATGCGTGTCGTCATCACTGCTGGACTCTCTGTAGTTGACATGAGAGAAGAATCCTGCAGTGCTCCGGCTGCTCGTCGCatcgctcctctcctctcctctcgtgtCCTCACAGACCCTTTTGAAATAGTCTCTCCCCGTCGATGCAAACATTAACTCCAAACCCACAGCTTCTCTATCGAGCATcagtctgtctgtatctgtgaaCCGGAAGACCTGAGAGGAGGAATCTCAGGTGACATCTGAGCACACCTGACTGCCTCTCCATTGAATGAGGTTAACACATTATAGCATCTGTTTTCATGCTATAACCACTAAAGCTACACATTCAGACGGGAAACAACtggacacacattcacataaatCTGCAGGCTAACGGTAAGCATACACTTAAACCACCtaactatacatatatatatataaatacagagtttattattattaatatctaagctagctagctaacaacATGGCTAACCAGCTAGCATGTTAGCACAAGCTACACTTCAATTATTCAACATTATTACTACAAATAACATATTATTACTATCTCTGCGTGGGCTTTACCTATCCATAGTTACTCACAATTAGTAATCTTGCacttaattgtatttatttgtggttTTAAGAGGTGACACTGTGACGCTTgatgctagttagcttagcttagctagcATTGGTGAGGACTATttcctgcagctgttctcatcctattcctcatctctgctgcacagcacacatgcatgcattcaAATCATGCACTCATTATTACATAGCACATTGATTTAGTTGCTCTTGCACCCAGGCTAActaagcatgctaacatttcaTATCCGCTCCACAGACCAGGTGCACATGGCTCCTCTACCTGTGGAAGGACAGGagctcaaaatgtactttaaagggagatttatcaagtatttaatcctcttatcaacatgggagtgggaaaatatgctgctttatgcaaatatatgtatatatttattattgtaaatcaattaacaacacaaaacaatgacacatattgtgcagaaaccctcacaggtactgcatttagcattaaacaatatgctcaaatcattacatggcaacaacagctgtcagtgtgtcagtgtgctgacttgactatgacttgccccaaactgcatgtgattatcataaagtgggcatgtctgtaaaggggagactcgtgggtacccatagaacccatttacattcacatatcttgaggtcagaggtcaagggacccctttgaaaatggccatgccagtttttcctcgccaaaatttagtgtatgACAaggttaggttttctagtttcatatgataccagtatcttcactctagttttaaaacctaaaaatcatcccaagttgcgttaatgcgtaaaagaaattagtggcgttaaaacaaatttgcgttaacgcgttattattgcgttaacttcttacagccctaatttaaacccggtatttctgcacagttgcagataaagatcaggctctactaatattattagtattctaAACAGCACTGTCATTGTAAGGCATGAGTCGTGCTTTTGAGGAGGTGCATCTTGCAAAAGGGACTTTCATGACttcaattcatatttttaataCACTTGTGCCTATCTACTTTTCTCTTCTTCGCTGGGCATACTTTAACTCCAGATGTaaggatgtcacggtaccaataaaaaacaataaatcccatgtaattcaacatgcactccttttattaaaacatttgaacattacaaaaaacagaagcaTTTAGCctttaagtaagtaagtaaactgGAGAATAATCTTTATatgatttttctttatttctgtccTCATTAGCTAGCAGAAGGCTTCAATTCCCATGGTTTGGTGAATTAACGCATATTAATGGAAGGTCATAGGTCAATATTACTGCCTGTAATGGTAAAGTGATGCAATTGAAATGTTAGTTGTGCCATTTGCAGCACTCTCATTATAAGGCATGAGTCTTGCTTTGAGGAGGTGGTTTGTATACCAACTGTGGACTGTGGAGCTCAGTGGGTATAGTAAGATTACCTGATATCCAGCATCTTGCAAAAGGGACTTTCATGATCTCATTCATTCATGGTTTATTTAATAGGGACCAACACAATGTACATAGACCACTTAAAAACAGCtatctgatgccagtatcatagTGCTTATAGCGGATGCTAATGTGCAACACCTGTCCCTAGAAGGGCTTCCGtgaaaataagagattaaaacaggaaaaataaataaatacaataaagcacacatttaaaaacattacatataaAAACTAGACATGAAGGTTTGTCGCTGAATTAAACGGGATTTGGTTGCTCTCTTAAAGGTGGTAAAGTTTGCAGCAGATTTCAAGTGATCAGGTAGCGAGTTCAAAGACTTCGCTCCTTTTCACAGAAAAAACTGTCTGAGCAAAAGATGTTCTGCAGAATTGAACTTTACACTCTCACAGTTGTTATTCGGCCCACttcaattcatatttttaaCACTTGTGCCACTATacttttctcttcttcctcttcgcTGGGCAAACGTTAACTCCAGAGCCAGGCTACTGGCTGGCTCAGTGTTGCACATTACATTTGAGGATGCTGGATAACAGGTCAAATATTAGGGGTTCACATTTTCCCTAAGGTTTGCAGAGGGAGGCGGAACATTTGGGATGCTGAGGTCAAAGATGGTGCAAAAACATAACAGTGTCGAGGCGTCTTTTCCCACTCCATCACCCATACCATAAATGAATGCAGCTTGGATAGTGGTTTATAAGATGGCAgcttattttaaatgattttcaCTTGACCTTTTGTTCAATTATATCTTGTTTGATTAGGGATGTGATGATATTTATAGGtcttattgataataataaataattagggTTGCATGAttcaatcgcatgattgttccttagtaatcgcgattaatcacaaattaatcacacatttttatatctgttcaaaatgtacattaaagggagatctttcaagtatttaatcctattatcaacatgggagtggacaaatatgctgctttatgcatttgtatttatatatttattattgtaaatcaattaacacaaaacaatgacacatattgtccagaaaccctcacaggtactgcatttagcataacaaatatgctcaaatcataacatggcaaactgcagcccaacaggcaacaacagctgtcagtgtgtcagtgtgctgacttgactatgacttgccccaaactgcatgtaattatcataaagtgggcatgtctgtaaaggggagactcgtgggtacccatagaacccattttcattcacatatctagaggtcagaggtcaagggacccctttgaaaatggacatgccagttttccgcgccaaaatttagtgcaagtttggagcgttatttagcctccttcatgacaagctagtatgacatggttgataccgatggattcattaggttttctagttttaaaactgagcgtgctacaacctctgaaagatcgattgcgttaaaaaATAGTGGCTTTATTTTGATTGAgaataaatcatttaaagaattttggtgggtccaaaaattaatgttttgtttatctctgtggaagatagcTGACGTCTGTTTCCcatttctaacaaggcttgtgagctgATAGTAAAaagacgttggtatcacgtggtatctctgggtcgtcagttagtgggtaaaaaaacggataaatgttTGAGATTGACCGAAAGTGCCTGGCAATGttttgttgtgaagtaaatgcaatggaacgggggagggagaatgcgacatctagtggctgaatgttatcaatagcacctttaatgggGTGATGCACATCATGGAGAAGAAATATGGCTCAACAGAATCTTATAAATGTGGAACAGCTTTGTTCAAACTGTTCTCTCACGCCAAGATAACTAGCAAGCTGCATTTCTATAGAAAGTAGTTATACGCTCCACTgtacactgtatgtgtgtgtgttgtttgtagGTGACGAGCTGGCGCAGGTCGTGGGTTGTCCGTGGATAATGCGAGACAGTGGCGGTAGCCTGGCCCAGAACCGCTGGCAGGGAGACCTCGGTCTGACCGCTGTGGGGCAGGACGACACAGGAGGAGGTAGGCATTTTGTACTTCTTTATTCTactacattatgatgtgttcaaggtCAGTAAAAATTAGTATTAAATTATAACGCGATGCgctcaaatgtaatcttgtaaaatttagtttttggtgagaaacttataataaatccagatgttttcacagaaatataaaataggggattatgacctgttgaacttcctaacactagctctaagcagcttataatacataattaaaactaatgctaagatttttttaatcaaagcaaatatttaaataaaatattatttcctatcatttgaattgtgtttttatccaAATAACcacaataaacaacaaactATAAGGACAACATTTGGAGGTTTTGACGGTtgaaatgtagcacaacatggaagtgaaaacagcgctctgtttatttaaatgtgaaattgcaataaaaatatgttaaaatctATGAATACTCAATATTGATCAGAATAATTataattttggccataatcgtgcagcccaaggctcattctaagctaacgaaaacacaacgaatcctagtttcaggtgatttatacactaatgaaacatcgttatgaatattatattccatttctgataatagatccccctaaatcctacacactgcaccttttatAATGAAAACCTGAAGGCTTTTGGGTCATAATGGCAACTGTTTGAACACCGCTGACATAGTGAATCACTGCTCATGTTTGTGTGCAGGTGGGATTCCTGGAGACCACCTCATAGTCCCAGCGTCGGGCCACAGTGTACCCAGCCCCATGCACCTCAGGCTGGGGCAGAAAGAGAAGGTGTGGACGGGCGAGTATGTCGAAGAAGAGGAGGAcgtggaggatgaggaggatgggATGGGTAGGATGAAGGCTATAGGtgatgaggaagaagaaaacaatCTGGATGGGGAAGACGAGGTAGAGTTTGAGGGCAAGGGTTGGGATAacaacgaggaggaggaggaggaggaagaagaagaagacgacgacgaggaggatgaggaggaagatggagaCGAGGCGGAGGTGGAGTGGGAGATCCCAGACTTTCCCTCCCAGTCCACACAGCACCCTCAttcacaacaacaccaacatcaCGGACCACAGCAGCAGGCAAATGAAGGCGGTGACGTCCCCGTAGAGGATGGTGTGTCCCAGGCCGAAGCAGGGGACTTGTTCAGGTCCCACTTCAGCAGGTTCAGGGCTCAGAGGAGGCTCCGGCGCTGGCAGCGTCTGCGATCCCACAGAGGCCTTGGATTCCGGCTCACCAAGCACTGGAAGAGCTGGCGCCAGCGGGCGCAGTGGGTGTGCTCCCAAGGGTACCGGTACAGCCGCAGAGGGCAAAGGCACGATCTGAACGGCAAGCAGAAGAGGATAAAAAGGTACCAGCGATCACCATACGTCGATGGAGAGGATGACAGCAACGATGAGAGGTTCACACAGTCTGAGAGAGGTACGGACATACACCATTTACTTGTAActattttactgtttatttctatatttttgtattgtttctCTATACTTACTTACTTCCCTACGCTGACTCAGCCttgctttaatgctacactggttacagaagATGAGCTGAACAGTGGGTTGGTGGTCAGTAGGGATGTGACCGTGAAGAAATTTTTCCCACCGgttcataaacttgtgacaacaccggtgatACCAATTATattggacattttacaagaaaagatgacggtcaatatgtgtagagCGCTttctttgatctttaccgtcgggtggcggtgtgtctggcctctctggtccAGCTTTTGGTGCGGGGCCGCAACTCACAACTTACAACAATTGCctctttcttttgtattaatcaAATGACCACGAAAAAACAGTTCACTGTGCATTCTACTCCTATTTCTATGGTTACACCTTTCTACCATTACACATCCTTTTACCTTCACCAGATTgcttttagatagatagatagtaactttattgataccgagggaaattcaagaggTGGAATTAAGTGAAAACTGACAAAGTCTAAGAAACCTGTAATTTCTTTCCCTTTCTGTGGCAGATAAACTGATAAACGGCTGCTCTCCAGACAAGCAGGAGGACCGAGGGAGGCGGGAAGTGGAGCTGAAACCAGTGGAGCTGGCCCTTACTGAGGAACACATGAGCTGTGTGACAGGTGTGGATCAGACACTATTAGCTCACGTTCGCCGTCGGTcagacacattttaaaacagcttttggacaaaacaggattttatacagatacagatacagatacagagagctttatttatccccgaagggcaattcagtttctgcagtccaccgaaacatatacacacattcatactgcacaatcatcattgacagagggaacacagtaggtggcatatggggaggtgcagaacaataaaagtacaagattaaaaattaaaaatcttcgcaataaaaacaatgaatacaagaataaaaacgagacgagataaaagaataacggaat containing:
- the senp3b gene encoding sentrin-specific protease 3b codes for the protein MRDSGGSLAQNRWQGDLGLTAVGQDDTGGGGIPGDHLIVPASGHSVPSPMHLRLGQKEKVWTGEYVEEEEDVEDEEDGMGRMKAIGDEEEENNLDGEDEVEFEGKGWDNNEEEEEEEEEEDDDEEDEEEDGDEAEVEWEIPDFPSQSTQHPHSQQHQHHGPQQQANEGGDVPVEDGVSQAEAGDLFRSHFSRFRAQRRLRRWQRLRSHRGLGFRLTKHWKSWRQRAQWVCSQGYRYSRRGQRHDLNGKQKRIKRYQRSPYVDGEDDSNDERFTQSERDKLINGCSPDKQEDRGRREVELKPVELALTEEHMSCVTGILEESLQQYGSLIPIHVDDIVEKLQDIFSESFSQPHRKAVVQHLIQSFQRSSGSALAKTFRVNYKRHVLTMDDLGTLYGQNWLNDQIMNMYGDLVMDSVPEKVHFFNSFFYDKLRTKGYDGVKRWTKNVDIFQKDLLLIPIHLEVHWSLVSVDIPRRAITYFDSQRTLNRRCPKHIFKYLQAEAIKKDQQDFLTGWKGFFKMNVGRQNNDSDCGAFVLQYCKCLALGQPFIFGQQDMPRLRRQMYKELCHCKLTL